In one Bacillus rossius redtenbacheri isolate Brsri chromosome 11, Brsri_v3, whole genome shotgun sequence genomic region, the following are encoded:
- the LOC134536452 gene encoding PBAN-type neuropeptides-like, with the protein MASTTTTTIPAALAVLLVHAALLAEGCPGRTVVTADGRRPHEGLWLSPRQARRPHRPAQQDLLLELGPSEEQDEQEVAALLQELPWQILTIPAGAKRDDAGTTYTPRMGRESGEELHVDSSGSISGGNNDEGLFDPRAPPFAPRLGRRAMDEYIPRMGRGAPRRPAPPKP; encoded by the exons ATGGcttcgacgacgacgacgacgatacCCGCTGCCCTCGCGGTGCTCTTGGTGCACG CGGCGCTGCTGGCGGAGGGCTGCCCCGGGAGGACGGTCGTCACCGCCGACGGCAGGCGCCCCCACGAGGGACTGTGGCTGAGCCCGCGCCAGGCCAGGAGGCCCCACCGACCCGCGCAGCAGGACCTGCTCCTGGAGCTGGGGCCCAGCGAGGAGCAGGACGAGCAGGAGGTGGCGGCCCTGCTGCAGGAGCTGCCCTGGCAGATACTCACCATCCCAG cgGGCGCAAAGCGGGACGACGCGGGCACCACGTACACGCCTCGCATGGGCCGCGAGTCTGGCGAGGAGCTTCACGTGGACAGCAGCGGCAGCATCAGCGGCGGCAACAACGACGAAGGGCTGTTCGACCCGCGCGCGCCGCCCTTCGCCCCGCGCCTGGGCCGCCGCGCCATGGACGAGTACATCCCGCGCATGGGCCGCGGCGCCCCACGCCGCCCTGCGCCGCCCAAGCCCTGA